The following is a genomic window from Anopheles aquasalis chromosome 3, idAnoAquaMG_Q_19, whole genome shotgun sequence.
GGATTTTTAGCGCGACTACCTGGTGCAGTTACCGGGATCTTTCACAGGGAAACTAAAACCACCATCAGGTGATTCATGCAAAAGGCATTGCCGGAATTTCTTATCGGTAggccgactgactgactaggCTGTTGTTTTGGAAGCATGTTTGCCATAGGGATAACGGGGAAGAACACCCTTTGTGCTTGATTTAATAtgtaaaatcgtaaaatgattaaatatataaaatagaTTGAAATATAATTGAACTTGTAAACATTACTACCGTTAGTGAAAAGCATGCATGCAGACGGTGAATTGGTGTaatacaataaataaaataatgaaaaccgTCCTTCATGTAGCATTCAATCAACTAACAATCGATAAGCGATAAACGATCGTACGATAAACGATATGTGATATGAAAAACATGCTTACACTATAATCTAATAAAACAATGTGCAAAGGCATGGTACAGTCTTTAAGTGGAACTTGTTCGATCTTTTCGAAATGGTATAGCGTACGACAGAGCGAAAAATCTTACATCAGATCGGTATGAATTGTCTTTTAAATGAATCATCTGTCTTGTTTAACTGGCATAAAATTACTGTTTCCTAATTGAAGAAGGACAAacgcttttttgtttcaaccaAAAGGAAATCGTCTGACCTACCACTCCTTATCACGCAATATCTTCACACagcaaagaaaacgaaaatcaaacaaccaacATCGTTACACAGCAGTATTCATTCGTAgacgattattttttttattttcaccaactcacactctccactccactggaGCCCTTCTGGAACATTAAATTGTTATCTTCCGATTTCCTATCTCTCATCTCTAGCATTGTATTGTTCCTCTGTCCCATCTCCCACTGGATTGGCAGCGATGGTCGGTCTGGCTGATTGGCAGTACCAGACACATTGTTGCTTCCGCAACATTGTAACAACCCGGGTCAGCGATATAAATCTGTACCCTCTCACATTCAGACGCGATCGATGTAGTCCGGCTCTCTGCTTTAGTGATTAATGGTTTTCTTCTTACCTTTGGACTTGCTTCTCTTTGGCATCACTTTACTGGATTCTGgagaagagagatagagcacAAAATGAGAACTAGAACGCGCTCCATACCGATCGGCAATACAAACGCGAGGATCGAATGTAGTGGGGAACGACTATTCTGCATCGCATACATCATGCAGATAGCCGTGGTAGAAGGTGAAGCAAAAGATGAAGCGAAACTATGGTAAGCATGCATGTGGTGCTGGCAAGCGGTAtccctgctgctcctcctccacctcctccaattccttcttcttcatcgacgGGGAGATCAACGGAGGTACAGTTGGATCCGTCACATTTCTTACCACCAAACATGTAACACTGCTCGAAGCTAGACCGCTTCAGGCCCGTAAAGACCGGCTGGTAGTTGTAGATGACATGCTGGTCGATCTGCGCCTCATCCCGGAACTGGTGATCATTGCGGCGCGTCTCGCCAATGAAGAAATCCGCAAAGTACTGGGCCGCCTGTATAGCGTTGGCCGTGTGCGAGATGTTCTTGTTTGAGATCCACTCGTAGATGTTCTTCTCCGGGTGAAACTGAATACCATAGAATGGATAGCTGgaacgaaacagaagaaggatACATAGCGTAAAACACAGACTGGCATGCGAGCTGTGATTCTTACGTTTTATGCTCGATCGTGGAGATAAATTCCATCCCGTTCCAGTCACGATCGACGGACATTACGCGCCACGTGTCGTCCAGCCCGTACTCAGTCAGGTTCGCTTCGGTGACGCAGAACTGATGGAAATTGGCGGTCACTGGTTCGCGGCTCAGTATGTCGATCACCTCCTTCGGTGCCTTAGCGAACAATCGGCTGTCAcggaaatcatttttaaaattcaGTGGCAACGCTTGGCTACTGGAGCTACAGTGGGCCCGATGTTCCACGCCATTGGCAGCCAGATAGGTAAGCAACTCGAATCCGAGACAGGTGCCCCAGAGTGGGAAGTAGTCACCGTTGTCGTTCAACCGGATCGCGTGATCGTAGATGTGGCGTCCGGCGTCCGCGTATCCGTGGCTCTGGTTGAACCAGGTGGCACCACCGGGAAAGAGTATCCCATTGACGTAGCTCATCATCTCTTCGTAGTACTCCGGTGGTTGATTGATCCTAGGCGAGACAACAATAAAAGATTGAATTATCGAATTGATGGTCTGGCAGAGCAAAAAGATAAACGTAACGTGCCTATTCGTACGTAGCTTGTAACAAATCGTGTACAATTCAAATCATGTAAATGGGTTCGATAACCAACAGTTTACCTTGGTGTAATTTGAATCTCCAAAGTACAAAGCACGGTTTGACACTGTTGCCACTAGAGTAAGCTCCACATTATCTTATCACACCCTCAGGAGACTCTTAAGATCTCTCATCCCATCTCACACACGGCATTCGATTTAAAACGGGGAATTCCTTAACCAGCATTCCGTATATTCCACAATAAAATCCTGATAGACTTACCAGATCGGTACGACACGGGCCCCAGCACCTTCGACGAACTTCACGTACGATGCTGCGATGTAACTATCGTAACCCTCATCCCCATAGTTCTGCGTCATCAAATAAGACAACTCCTGGGACAAGATGCCGACCACCGGCTTATCGTTCACCTGCGCTTCCGATGCTTCCTTTTGCCTCTGTACCAGCAACTGTTTGGCATCGACCGCGGCCAGAACtgcaaccaccacaaccacacacaactGCATTACGCCGCTCTCATTGATAGCCATCATTTACGAAGATGGGATGACACTGTTTTTTCACATCCGACCTCACTCAAGCGCCAACTGATACTGTAAGCGTGTTGCGTCGAGCAACCGAATTTGAATTATAAAGCCTCTCGAGTGCGCCACCCCTTTTTACCGAGAGTGACGCGCGGTTTGCCGTGAGTAtacggtggccgatggtgacAACATGTTTTCAACGCAATCAGCTCCCTGCTGGTGGAATTATTAATCGCTAACTCTCTGGCACAAGATGTCCAATCAAAGAGTAAAAAATAGGGCTCTCGCACGTGGCTGAGAGtgtgagagaacgagagaaacatGGAACGTGCAGAGCCACAGATGATGTGATTACCATAAAGTCTCTTCTTCGATAGAGGAAACAAATAGGACATATTGTCGACcagcttccaccaccagcaccagcatggcaTTGGCATCACTCGATGGTTGATGAATGACTCTTATCGCCTCGCTACTGGGACTGGAAATCTATcacacatgctgctgccagtgtgcTTGGTGACTGCTTGTACAACGAAACAGCAAAATCGTTACGCAGTTCCTAActgcgctcgctctctcactaCCATTCATCTTCTTTCCGCTATCACCATCGTGAGCATACGGAAACCGTTTCATGATGAACCGCATGAAGACAGCCATATGCAGACGACAAACAATTGTGGACATTTAGATCATTATTCGCTTCGCAAACTTACGCTCATCAGACACTACGTCGAATCGACGGAACAGTGAGGATCTGCTGTTACATCCGGCGGTCTCGGACCAGAAGAAGATCCTTTTCCTGGTTACGATCGAACGCCTCCGTCCTCCATAGTTCATCAGATTAATTCTTTCGGAATCGAAGCGGTTACATTCTCACCTACGATGGTCGACAGAATGATTTTTTGAAAGGATTAGTTTCGGACTGTTAAAGTAGAACCGGAGGGATCTTGGCACGATTGAAAAGTTTAGCGAAAAGCGCATTTCCTCACCTGCAGGCTCCCGGACATTTCGAATGTTTCAGAAGTGGTTCAAGGGCCATTAGGTTCAATTTTCTCATATTCGTATATTTTTGTTCGCTTTATCATCAGCCAGGGCACTTCAGATACGCTACTAGAGTGCCGTCTGAAGATCTGTGTTTCACATACTATCcgagttttgttgttgttgttgctgttgttagtgtgttttgtttgctccaTTAACTTAACTTCCCATTCCCCAACCTtccagacacacacattcattcattcaggAGGAGGACaccctcttcccttcccttttgcaATATTTATAGACTCGTTTCTTTTAATGCGAGTGAGTATATTTAAgttcatgttttcttttccttccttttccctgTGCTTGCTCTCCTCTGCTGCATGTGCTGATGGCAACAGCTCCAAAAACGTGTCCCTCCCTTCGTGTTCCGTACTCTTGCTTCGAAGATGATTAAAACACTACTAACGCGccacaacacccccccccccccttccgatTCATGTGTTACGCAATGCTATTAATTATTTTGTGTTCTCGGTACTGtccgtctgtatgtgtgcatgtgtgtttacAGGGAGCGAACAGGGATGtgggaacgagagagagagagagagcgtgctgTTGCTTTTTACCATTTATTATATtatctttttgcttctttatcTTAATACTAAACATctctcacatacacacacatacatgcgcgCTCACACACATACTCACACATACATTCGCTCTTGCTCGCTCTGATTGCCCTCTCCTATACACTCTCGATCAAACATCCATTCTTAAATATGTGTTCATCATTTGCATTATCCTCTAGCGCTCGACAGAGTGAAAAAAGAACCTTCCCCCCATTCCTTTGCTACATATCTTTTATGTCTGCATGGTTtattgtttgtgtgtgtgtttgtggtttatCGATTTCTTAGGTAAATTTGCAACCTTCTCCATTTGTGTGCTTGCTGCTCCTACTGCACAAACCGGTGCTGCAGCTTGTCTCTTGTCACATCGGCTCAACATTCTCATGCCAGCGTTGCGTTATCAGGTAATTCAAATCCGTTATAATTTACTAATATAAACATTTACGCGTATCTGTTCGCCTCTCAATCAGGCGATGCTTgcggcttttttttgtttcttttcatcGTATCGTTTTCCTAAACGCCAGTGATGTCACTTCACAAAGCCGAGCACAACAGGTTGCGTTGCAAAcattgcaccatcatcatcatcaaatcaGAACGCACATGCGCTTATGTTGCTTAGAATGCTCAAATTTTTGCGCTTTGTCTTATATTACAATTACAGCAGTGTATCGGTCCCCCCTTGGTAATCTCCTTTGTCATCACGGCATTGCCTTATCCGTGTGCCCTATAGATTGAAAGGTTTTGCGGAAGCATAGCTActgaaacaacaaaccgatcACGATGCTTTTGTAGAAGTTGATGCAAACGGTTCGAATAAtagaataaaaaggaaaactcaaccgaaagaaaaagaacatcGAATTTAGTCTCTGCCAATACACGGCTACGTTGCTTCTATTGTATGCGCTAATAACTCTAAACGAAGTAGTGCTCATACTAACTTATCAATTCGTACTAGGCGCAATCGGTAAATCGAAGTGCTATGGGTAATGCTGCTGGAAAGCATTGGTTACACCAGTCTTTCAATCcgtaaacacacacacaaacacacatgatgTAAACGATGTTCAGGGACACATTCGGCCGCaaagccagccacccagccacaGGTCAGTCTATGTCATCCTACGCGTGAATTAAACACATGCTTCACAGCAAGACTTCGTCTCTTGACAATCTTTCCATCATCGATCGCATAACATTTCCTTGGAGTATGTTACACGCAAATGTCGCGTGTAAAAGCGACACCAACGGTACCAAGGGACCTTCCCTTAGAGGAGCATTAGAGGAAGGGCGTTCATAAATATAGACACTTAGAAATGCTTTCAGAActcctccttctttccttGTCTCTTCCTTATCGAAGAGATTCGCTCGCTCATTCTCCATCTCCCTTTTCCTATGATGGTCACAAGAACCACTTATTTTCTAACTCATTCACCGCCACACGACTAAAAGGATCCACTATACACCCCTAGAGTTTTGATTAAATGCGCAACTatctgcacacatacacacagaaaaGCGCATGCACTTGCCGTATCATTCACAGTTCTATTTACACATCTCCAACGCGTGCCCCCCGTTGCTTCCTTGCAACGATGCCGACCAGAAACCACCATAAACAGTAAGAATGAGTGTGAgtgtacgtgcgtgcgcgaAATTTTGTTATTCCAAGTTACTCGTTTTCAATCATTGTTTCCAAtgcactatctctctctctctctctcgctctgtctatcacacacacatacacactttttgtttcttttgtgccATTCAGAAAAGATCGTTGTCCCGCCGAGGATCGGTTACAcgattttgttcggtttttCTTCAACATCTTCTGCTACATTGTACACTGTATACTAGGGTCAACCATCTCATTTCCCACTTTACCCTGACCTGTTCGTCTCTCGtcataaatataaaaatatatgtatatttatgtatatgtatatatatagttATATGTATATACTGTTTTCTACTTAAACGCTaatattgttgtttgtgggTTTTGCATTGGTTTGCTTACTATTTTCCATTTATACACAGTTGCTTCAGTTGAATGCTCATTTGCTTGCTTAGTTTTCTCTTGTTCTAGCTGATTcattttttcggtttttggttgaaCATCTTATTCCACATCCAATCGTCTTGGACTGTCCCCTCTCATTCGCCATCACCAGAATCCAAAATCTGATGCTTGACACTATGCGCAGGTAAAAGCaagattccattttccaacgaCCAAATAATGTAGGAAATTAAATCGAATCTTCTAGCCACTATGGGATGGATTACGTGGTAAGGATTACTGcctaatgaaataaaacatagTCAGCACTAAAATATACTCACGCTTATACTGCTTGAACTAACTGTTGCCTATCCCTTCGTGATAATGTCCGACCCAATGATACAAACTAGCTGTTAGTACCCTCTTCTCCCGCATGCTCATCCGTTACGGATGGCGTCGCGGTACAATATGTCATGCACAGGGACCGCGgacggtttttgggaaatttcatttgaatttatcatttgaaagccaattatttttttttaataataattaaacaagaacgagaaaaaaaaacattcgtgAAATTATTTACATCGATCGTAATAGGTAAGTTTACTAATTCACTCCCAAAGAATTGGAGCAACAAACTGCAAAACTGCGTTCCTACTCAATAATCTACGCTAACGTAGCGATAATATTAATGAAGTAATAATATAAGCCAGGCAAAGAGGGATAGCATGAAGGAAACCACTAAAGTCAAAGTGCTACCGTTTACCGAAGCGTTGCTCCACTAACAGCTAAGGTTACGTGCGCACAGACGCTCACACGCTGGTGGTTCCACCTCATGTATCTTGTCGCCCTGCTTCCGTGTCGTCAAGTGTAGTAGTATAGTGGGTATTGTACGAATTctagtttcatttttttttttttggtcaagACTGGGAAGAAAGAAGTCATTCAGTAGCATGCCCTAGCTGCATGCCCAATGAAGACCCACCTATAACGCATAGGAGAGAACCACTCCTAAAAGAAACGCGATATACTTTTGCCCGAAAACCAAGAACCAGGATTGAAATTAGGGTCTTCCTTTACTCTGTCGTTTCtcgttgctgtttgttttcatttttggtgTAGCTCAAAACCTTGTCTAATGCTTTCCTCCTCTTGCTGCCTCCTCCAGCGCTCGCACCTTCATTTCTCGTTCATGTTGCCTGTAACGAATGAAAACACAACATAGGCAACAATATATTAAtctattttttgtgaaaaaacaGCGCCAAATCAATACCTCAGGTACTGCTCATGCAGCGAATGGGCCCGGTCTAATGCACTTTGTCGTTGAAATTCAGCGGCCTGGTGGAAGAAACTGTGTTAATTAAATCGCTTTTAATATCGGTCTCTCCATTCTCAACGATAATTTTCACATTCACAATCTGTGTCATTTGTCATTGCATAATTGATGGCCATGTTCGAGAGGAAGTGAGAAAAGGAGACACGAAGGTATCTAGGAGACATAAGTCGAAGTGTCGGCGTGTGTTCACTAGCCACTACACATCGTTCGTCGGTATCATTTACCTGCAAAGGATCATAGGACATACGCAAAAGCACCTCCGAATGGGGATCCCTCGGCATTAACACGTTCGGTCGTGGATATGGCGGTACGTTGGCTGTATGTGTCCGatagaagaaagagaaaacgagaTAGAAGCATCATGTTAATAGAGTCGATAGGGCCATAACATCACAAGAAGCAATTCAGTTCCGAACACATCCACATTTCAACAACAGAGATACGACAACACGAATGGACCATCGGAAGAAGCGAGGGACGAGGGGCATTAATAAAAACTGTCGGAAGAATAAACGAAGGGGATGTATGCTAAATACCGTTACAACACCTGCGCGAGTCATATGATACCTATTCTAAACTTCTTACAAGATGTCTTAGCCTGATTGTAACGCTGTACAAATAAGACTTTTGCACTATTTCGCGACCAAATAGGGAGACTGATACTGTCTACAATACGATAGAAGGGATAGAAGGGagaaaacggaacgcaaaCGAATGCACGAATAACCGAGAGATGGACAGAGCTAGGGAAACCGCCCGATGACGACAGACAGTAGAGTTTAGGAGGGGAAAGTTTAGGAGGATTGGGGTAGCAAAGGAGCATCACCGGGCCCATTGGGAAGTTATTGTGGTTGGGGAAATTGTTTCAAACGTGTTGGGGGGATACTTTGTGTCTTGTGATGTATGAGTTAAATTCCCGCTTTTCTGTTATAAATTTCGtctttggggtttttttcttctcttttgtttggttgttgttttgcaataCAAACTCACGTGGTAGTGGATAgcctgctgccgccgctgccgctgccgccgccgctgctgccgagtcttgctgctgttgcgaatGCAAGTGCAAGTGCGTATGGGAGTGTGCGTGATATTCGCCAGCCAAGCGCAACTGTAACAAGTGAACAGAAaccaacaacataaaacatgattgACGATTCGATGCGGATACGtaccatcggatcggatggatcCAGCCCGACAGGATGCGGTGG
Proteins encoded in this region:
- the LOC126578294 gene encoding gamma-glutamyl hydrolase A-like isoform X2 — protein: MMAINESGVMQLCVVVVVAVLAAVDAKQLLVQRQKEASEAQVNDKPVVGILSQELSYLMTQNYGDEGYDSYIAASYVKFVEGAGARVVPIWINQPPEYYEEMMSYVNGILFPGGATWFNQSHGYADAGRHIYDHAIRLNDNGDYFPLWGTCLGFELLTYLAANGVEHRAHCSSSSQALPLNFKNDFRDSRLFAKAPKEVIDILSREPVTANFHQFCVTEANLTEYGLDDTWRVMSVDRDWNGMEFISTIEHKTYPFYGIQFHPEKNIYEWISNKNISHTANAIQAAQYFADFFIGETRRNDHQFRDEAQIDQHVIYNYQPVFTGLKRSSFEQCYMFGESSKVMPKRSKSKGKKKTINH
- the LOC126578294 gene encoding gamma-glutamyl hydrolase A-like isoform X1, whose product is MMAINESGVMQLCVVVVVAVLAAVDAKQLLVQRQKEASEAQVNDKPVVGILSQELSYLMTQNYGDEGYDSYIAASYVKFVEGAGARVVPIWINQPPEYYEEMMSYVNGILFPGGATWFNQSHGYADAGRHIYDHAIRLNDNGDYFPLWGTCLGFELLTYLAANGVEHRAHCSSSSQALPLNFKNDFRDSRLFAKAPKEVIDILSREPVTANFHQFCVTEANLTEYGLDDTWRVMSVDRDWNGMEFISTIEHKTYPFYGIQFHPEKNIYEWISNKNISHTANAIQAAQYFADFFIGETRRNDHQFRDEAQIDQHVIYNYQPVFTGLKRSSFEQCYMFGGKKCDGSNCTSVDLPVDEEEGIGGGGGGAAGIPLASTTCMLTIVSLHLLLHLLPRLSA